One genomic segment of Helicobacter enhydrae includes these proteins:
- the glmS gene encoding glutamine--fructose-6-phosphate transaminase (isomerizing) yields MCGIVGYIGNAEKKDFVFNGLKELEYRGYDSAGMSVLTDGELSVFKAVGRLENLVNKCKDFTSSGFGVAIGHTRWATHGKPTEANAHPHIADFSSVIHNGIIENHKQIREELEKKGHRFISQTDTEVIVHLFEEKLKEGLEVFEAFESTIAELRGAYAILLITKKSPNRIFYAKNSSPLIIGRGQNGVYFASSDAPLIGYADEVCYLNDGSVGYIDESNFGALVPLQKLDQDKSYAQKEGFRYFMEKEIYEQSSVLLECMMGRANGGSIALDDIDSSFFQSVQEIVLCACGTSYHAAMVGKYLLERYAKIKTSVVIASEFRYASPMIASDALFVAISQSGETLDTLEAIKFAKSFGSKTLAICNVDNSSIVRECDEVLLTRAGIEKGVASTKAFATQVMVLWMMSCYLGKLRHTLSDNEVQKYIETMISSAKKTEVCPKIHDKIRRISKRYLHGHGFFFIGRDVFYPLALESALKLKEISYLHAEGYPSGEMKHGPIALADSELFTVALMPQHLLYEKIKSNAEELSARDATICAVSAVEFEGADDMIYINPCKHYMEEFFSMMVVLQLFALEVAVRLGNDVDMPRNLAKSVTVE; encoded by the coding sequence ATGTGCGGAATCGTAGGTTATATCGGCAATGCAGAAAAAAAAGATTTTGTTTTCAATGGTTTGAAGGAATTGGAATATCGCGGATATGATAGTGCAGGGATGTCTGTATTGACAGATGGCGAGTTGAGCGTATTCAAAGCCGTAGGAAGACTTGAAAATCTCGTGAATAAATGCAAAGATTTTACTTCGAGTGGTTTTGGAGTTGCGATTGGGCATACGCGATGGGCAACACACGGAAAACCTACAGAAGCCAATGCACATCCTCATATCGCTGATTTTAGCAGTGTGATTCATAATGGAATCATCGAAAATCACAAGCAAATCCGCGAAGAGTTGGAGAAAAAGGGGCATCGTTTCATCTCCCAAACAGACACAGAGGTGATTGTCCATCTGTTTGAAGAGAAGCTTAAAGAGGGGCTTGAGGTATTTGAAGCATTTGAGAGCACCATCGCTGAACTTAGGGGGGCTTATGCGATTTTGCTAATCACCAAAAAATCCCCCAATCGTATTTTCTATGCCAAAAACTCATCGCCTCTCATTATCGGACGAGGGCAAAATGGCGTGTATTTTGCAAGTTCTGATGCTCCTTTGATTGGCTATGCTGATGAGGTTTGTTATCTCAATGACGGCAGTGTGGGGTATATCGATGAGAGCAACTTCGGGGCTCTTGTGCCATTGCAAAAACTAGATCAAGACAAAAGCTATGCACAAAAAGAGGGCTTCCGTTATTTTATGGAAAAAGAAATTTATGAGCAAAGCAGTGTTTTGCTTGAATGTATGATGGGGCGTGCAAATGGTGGATCTATCGCTCTTGATGATATTGATTCTAGCTTTTTTCAATCTGTCCAAGAGATTGTTTTGTGTGCGTGTGGGACGAGCTATCACGCCGCAATGGTTGGGAAATATCTGTTGGAACGTTATGCCAAAATCAAGACAAGCGTTGTGATTGCAAGTGAATTTCGCTATGCCTCACCGATGATTGCAAGTGATGCGTTGTTTGTCGCAATTTCACAAAGTGGAGAAACCCTTGACACTTTGGAAGCCATCAAATTTGCCAAATCGTTTGGTAGCAAGACTTTGGCGATTTGCAATGTCGATAATAGCTCGATTGTGCGTGAGTGTGATGAGGTATTGCTCACGCGTGCTGGGATCGAAAAAGGCGTTGCTTCTACCAAGGCTTTTGCAACGCAGGTGATGGTGCTTTGGATGATGAGTTGCTATCTGGGGAAATTGCGTCATACGCTCAGCGATAATGAAGTCCAAAAATACATAGAAACAATGATTTCAAGTGCAAAAAAGACAGAAGTATGTCCAAAGATTCACGACAAAATTCGTAGAATCTCCAAGCGTTATTTGCACGGACATGGATTCTTTTTCATAGGTCGTGATGTGTTTTATCCTCTAGCTTTAGAATCTGCACTCAAACTCAAGGAAATTAGTTATCTACACGCAGAAGGGTATCCTAGTGGCGAAATGAAGCACGGACCTATTGCTCTAGCTGATTCTGAGCTTTTTACAGTGGCTTTGATGCCTCAACATTTGCTGTATGAGAAAATCAAAAGCAATGCAGAGGAGTTGAGTGCAAGAGATGCTACGATTTGTGCAGTGAGTGCTGTGGAGTTTGAGGGGGCAGATGATATGATTTATATCAATCCGTGTAAGCATTATATGGAGGAATTTTTTTCTATGATGGTTGTATTGCAACTTTTTGCACTTGAAGTTGCAGTGCGTTTGGGTAATGATGTGGATATGCCTAGAAATCTCGCAAAAAGCGTGACGGTAGAATAA
- the ileS gene encoding isoleucine--tRNA ligase, with product MDYKDTMKLPKTDFPMRGNLPVNEPLVYQKWQEENCFALMQQKRQECEGFTLHDGPPYANGHLHIGHAVNKILKDMIIKVNYFQGKLPFYTPGWDCHGLPIEQQVEKKITKAKKDTLPKPEFRKMCRQWAEEFVGIQSQEFQALGVLGDFKRPYKTMDFAFETEIYKALCEVAKNKLLAQRYKPIYWSWAAESALAEAEVEYEEKTSDSVFVAFELNAESKKKLNLSKIALVIWTTTPWTLPANVAIALKPNTLYVLNAQGYLVAKELLASLEESGVLSGEILAELNSSDLEGLIATNPLNGCESLIILGDHVSTEDGTGCVHTATGHGEEDYRVGLKYGLPTLVPVDEKGCYNDLIISLSLLPKEFLGRNIFEAQNDVIALLGDSLLKHQQIRHSYPHCWRTHKPVIFRATTQWFILMDEPYFEGKTLREVALEEIQNIKFYPTSGENRLRSMIEGRPDWCISRQRDWGVPIAFFIHKTSGEVLLDDEVLRHIENIFAKEGCDAWWSKSNAELLPTTYQARADEFEKSLDILDVWFDSGSTWRAVLESDEYNAGNYPADLYLEGSDQHRGWFQSSLLLSCAINHKAPFKKVLTHGFCVDEKGRKQSKSLGNVVAPEALLKKFGSEIVRLWVASSDYQNDIRTSEAILAQVGETYRKIRNTLRFLLANVGECENLDYGTKLFEIDLWIYQVARKTFDAIWADFEEFDFVRGLGVLQNFLTNELSGIYLELCKDSLYCDSVENEGRKAKLAVMSYIAQELLACIAPILTYTADEAIRYASGAITDGGKVESVFDLKRPSHRFAGENKANFQELLEIKNAFEVALDHLKKEGKIKNSLEIEVVGEYDFAEMAQWLIVSSVAQVGNGEKLGGFEACGKSFELYRVNASKCPRCWQYLSLDEETLCKRCNEIVSH from the coding sequence ATGGATTACAAAGATACGATGAAACTCCCCAAGACAGATTTCCCAATGAGAGGCAATCTCCCCGTTAATGAACCTCTGGTTTATCAAAAATGGCAAGAAGAAAATTGCTTCGCCTTGATGCAACAAAAAAGACAAGAGTGTGAAGGATTTACACTGCATGATGGTCCCCCTTATGCAAATGGACATTTGCATATCGGACACGCCGTCAATAAAATCCTCAAAGATATGATCATAAAGGTCAATTATTTCCAAGGCAAACTTCCGTTTTATACACCGGGTTGGGATTGCCACGGCTTGCCAATTGAACAGCAGGTAGAGAAAAAAATCACAAAAGCCAAAAAAGACACTTTGCCTAAGCCTGAATTTCGCAAAATGTGTCGTCAATGGGCAGAGGAGTTTGTAGGAATACAATCACAAGAGTTTCAGGCTTTGGGGGTTTTAGGGGATTTTAAACGCCCTTACAAAACAATGGATTTTGCATTTGAAACAGAGATTTACAAAGCATTGTGCGAGGTTGCCAAAAATAAGCTTTTGGCACAACGCTACAAGCCTATCTATTGGAGTTGGGCAGCAGAGAGTGCGTTGGCAGAGGCAGAAGTAGAGTATGAAGAAAAAACAAGTGATTCTGTATTTGTTGCTTTTGAATTGAATGCTGAATCAAAAAAGAAACTCAATCTCTCAAAAATCGCATTGGTGATTTGGACGACGACACCTTGGACTTTGCCTGCCAATGTTGCCATTGCTTTGAAGCCTAACACTCTATATGTCCTCAATGCTCAAGGCTATCTTGTTGCCAAAGAGCTTCTAGCTTCTTTGGAAGAATCAGGGGTTTTGAGTGGAGAGATCCTTGCTGAATTAAATTCTAGTGATTTGGAAGGACTGATTGCGACAAATCCATTGAATGGTTGTGAAAGTTTGATTATTTTGGGAGATCATGTAAGCACAGAAGATGGCACGGGTTGCGTGCATACTGCGACAGGACACGGCGAGGAGGACTATCGTGTGGGGTTGAAATATGGACTTCCTACACTTGTGCCAGTTGATGAGAAGGGTTGTTATAATGATTTGATTATCAGCTTGTCTCTTTTGCCCAAAGAATTTTTGGGACGCAATATTTTTGAAGCCCAAAACGATGTTATAGCTCTGTTGGGAGATTCGCTATTGAAACATCAACAAATCCGCCATTCTTATCCACATTGTTGGAGGACACACAAACCTGTTATCTTTAGGGCAACAACGCAGTGGTTTATTTTGATGGATGAGCCTTATTTCGAAGGCAAAACATTGAGGGAAGTTGCTTTGGAGGAAATCCAAAACATCAAGTTTTATCCTACAAGCGGAGAGAATCGTCTAAGATCTATGATTGAAGGGCGTCCAGATTGGTGTATTTCGCGTCAAAGGGATTGGGGTGTGCCAATCGCATTTTTCATCCATAAAACAAGTGGAGAGGTGCTTTTGGATGATGAAGTGTTGCGACATATTGAGAATATTTTTGCCAAAGAGGGGTGTGATGCGTGGTGGAGTAAGAGCAATGCAGAGTTGTTGCCAACGACTTATCAAGCAAGGGCTGATGAATTTGAAAAAAGTTTGGACATTTTAGATGTCTGGTTTGATAGTGGAAGCACTTGGAGAGCGGTGCTAGAGAGTGATGAATATAATGCAGGGAATTATCCGGCAGATTTGTATTTGGAGGGGAGCGATCAGCATCGTGGGTGGTTCCAAAGCTCTTTGTTGCTCTCTTGTGCGATTAATCACAAAGCACCATTCAAAAAGGTCTTGACACACGGGTTTTGCGTCGATGAAAAAGGTAGAAAACAGAGCAAAAGTTTGGGCAATGTGGTGGCACCAGAAGCATTGCTCAAAAAGTTTGGAAGCGAGATCGTGAGGCTTTGGGTGGCAAGTAGTGATTACCAAAATGACATCAGAACTTCTGAGGCGATTTTGGCTCAAGTTGGAGAAACTTATCGCAAGATTCGCAACACTCTACGCTTTTTGCTTGCAAATGTTGGGGAATGTGAAAACCTTGATTATGGCACCAAACTTTTTGAGATTGATTTGTGGATTTATCAAGTTGCACGCAAAACTTTTGATGCTATTTGGGCAGATTTTGAAGAGTTTGATTTTGTCAGAGGACTTGGAGTTTTGCAGAATTTTTTGACCAATGAGCTAAGTGGAATCTATTTGGAGCTTTGCAAAGATAGTCTGTATTGTGATAGTGTTGAAAATGAGGGACGCAAGGCAAAACTTGCTGTGATGAGTTATATCGCACAAGAATTGTTAGCCTGTATCGCACCGATTCTGACCTATACGGCTGATGAGGCAATCAGATATGCAAGTGGAGCGATCACTGATGGGGGCAAGGTGGAGAGTGTTTTTGACCTCAAGCGTCCTAGTCATCGATTTGCTGGTGAGAACAAGGCAAATTTCCAAGAATTGCTAGAAATCAAAAATGCTTTTGAGGTGGCTTTGGATCATCTCAAAAAAGAGGGCAAGATCAAGAATTCTCTTGAGATTGAAGTGGTGGGAGAATATGATTTTGCAGAGATGGCACAATGGTTGATTGTTTCAAGTGTGGCACAAGTAGGAAATGGTGAAAAACTCGGAGGCTTTGAGGCTTGTGGCAAAAGTTTTGAGCTATATCGCGTCAATGCTTCCAAATGTCCTCGTTGTTGGCAATATCTCTCTCTTGATGAAGAAACATTGTGCAAAAGATGCAATGAGATCGTTTCTCATTGA
- the msrP gene encoding protein-methionine-sulfoxide reductase catalytic subunit MsrP — MTPEFLFHQRRKFMKLGVGTLVSPLLLESLLAEVLPPLNYLPQNVDMKLTSEQDATSYNNFYEFGFGKSDPKKNAKSFNPKPWTLSITGEVKKPLHIELQDLLGKVKLQERVYRLRCVEAWSMTIPWIGFELRELLAMVQPTQKAKYVKFTTLYDPKQFPAQNSFFASIDFPYVEGLRLDEANHPLSILAVGMYGKRLLPQNGAPIRLVVPWKYGFKWIKSIAKIELVSERPISTWEKQNSREYGFYANVNPNLPHPRWSQAYERVIGERGRQKTLYLNGYADEVGHLYEGMNPKELY; from the coding sequence ATGACACCTGAATTTTTATTTCATCAGCGACGCAAGTTTATGAAGCTTGGAGTTGGGACACTAGTGAGTCCATTATTGTTAGAATCATTGTTAGCAGAAGTGCTTCCACCACTTAATTATTTGCCACAAAATGTGGATATGAAGCTTACAAGCGAACAAGATGCGACAAGTTATAATAATTTTTATGAATTTGGCTTTGGCAAAAGCGATCCAAAGAAAAATGCAAAGAGTTTTAACCCCAAACCTTGGACATTGAGTATCACTGGCGAAGTCAAGAAGCCTTTGCATATCGAACTACAAGATTTGCTAGGCAAAGTCAAACTTCAAGAGAGGGTTTATCGCCTAAGATGCGTTGAGGCTTGGAGTATGACTATTCCTTGGATTGGGTTTGAATTGCGAGAGTTGTTAGCGATGGTCCAACCCACACAAAAAGCAAAATATGTAAAATTCACCACTCTTTATGATCCCAAACAATTTCCCGCTCAAAATTCTTTTTTTGCTTCTATAGATTTTCCTTATGTTGAGGGCTTAAGGCTTGATGAGGCAAACCACCCTTTGAGTATTTTGGCTGTGGGAATGTATGGCAAAAGACTTCTGCCTCAAAATGGAGCACCGATTCGCTTGGTTGTGCCTTGGAAATATGGATTTAAATGGATTAAATCAATCGCCAAAATCGAACTTGTCAGTGAGCGTCCCATCTCAACTTGGGAGAAACAAAATTCTAGAGAATATGGCTTTTATGCCAATGTCAATCCGAACTTACCTCATCCACGATGGTCACAAGCTTATGAACGCGTCATCGGAGAGAGAGGCAGACAAAAAACCCTCTATCTCAATGGATATGCAGATGAAGTTGGACATTTGTATGAGGGAATGAATCCCAAAGAGTTATATTGA
- a CDS encoding thiamine diphosphokinase, producing MKIVILANGEFPKRKELLWELQNAPFLIACDGAVRHLHQLEISPDVVVGDLDSIPPALKHQYPTIHIQEQESNDLSKAFFYGLQQGGDEFVILGATGKREDHSIANIFLLQHYYQYCKNIKIKSDFGIFGIYFTPFEIPTSIGQQISLFSLTPTMPLSSRGLKYPLKRLCLSHLFMGSLNEASQNSFALEADAPTGVIVYQKHQDILE from the coding sequence ATGAAAATCGTAATTTTGGCTAATGGAGAGTTCCCCAAACGCAAAGAGCTGCTTTGGGAATTGCAAAATGCTCCCTTTTTGATTGCTTGTGATGGGGCAGTGAGACATTTACATCAACTTGAGATTAGTCCAGATGTGGTGGTGGGGGATCTAGATAGCATTCCTCCTGCACTCAAACATCAATATCCAACGATTCACATTCAAGAGCAAGAGAGCAATGACTTGTCCAAGGCTTTTTTTTATGGGTTGCAACAGGGGGGAGATGAGTTTGTTATTTTGGGTGCTACGGGCAAACGCGAGGATCATAGTATCGCCAATATTTTTTTATTGCAGCATTATTATCAGTATTGCAAAAACATAAAAATCAAAAGCGATTTTGGAATCTTTGGCATCTATTTTACGCCGTTTGAAATCCCCACCTCCATTGGTCAGCAAATTTCACTTTTTTCTCTCACGCCCACTATGCCACTGAGCTCAAGAGGCTTGAAATATCCTCTAAAGCGTCTTTGTTTGTCTCATTTGTTTATGGGATCACTCAATGAGGCAAGTCAGAATAGCTTTGCTTTGGAAGCTGATGCACCAACAGGTGTGATTGTTTATCAAAAACATCAAGATATTTTGGAGTGA
- the pnuC gene encoding nicotinamide riboside transporter PnuC — protein MFKLLSHQFLNLPRYFVVSLLSVSVLVGFLSVWGGSWGIELFVALLGIWYAFFAGEGKVVCFLFGILYCVLYAYLAFEARLYGDVMLNLFYLPINIVGVFAWCKPQNTLNHKIIIRNLSSVALGFWILLIGVLSVVYAIFLDSINASFAYFNALSVVLQLVAFYLQVRRYVQSYMLVTFANLIAIIIWAQITQIHQENIAQLLNMIVFLLIGIYYWRRWYQESKNQETNI, from the coding sequence ATGTTTAAACTTTTGTCTCATCAGTTTTTGAATCTACCTCGCTATTTTGTTGTTAGCTTGTTAAGCGTGTCTGTGTTGGTTGGATTTTTGAGTGTTTGGGGTGGATCTTGGGGGATAGAGCTATTTGTGGCACTTTTGGGCATTTGGTATGCGTTTTTTGCTGGTGAAGGCAAAGTTGTGTGTTTCCTTTTTGGGATACTTTATTGTGTGTTGTATGCCTATCTTGCATTTGAGGCAAGGCTTTATGGCGATGTGATGCTCAATCTTTTCTATTTACCTATCAATATTGTTGGGGTTTTTGCTTGGTGCAAACCACAAAACACCCTCAATCACAAAATCATTATTAGAAATTTGAGTTCTGTTGCATTGGGATTTTGGATTTTGCTGATAGGGGTTTTGAGTGTCGTGTATGCAATATTTTTGGATTCAATCAATGCTTCTTTTGCTTACTTCAATGCTTTGAGCGTGGTGTTGCAACTTGTAGCGTTTTATCTGCAAGTCAGACGCTATGTGCAAAGTTATATGCTTGTCACTTTTGCAAATCTCATCGCTATCATTATATGGGCTCAAATCACACAAATCCACCAAGAAAACATCGCACAATTACTCAATATGATTGTGTTTTTGCTCATAGGGATTTATTATTGGCGTCGTTGGTATCAAGAATCCAAAAATCAAGAGACAAACATTTGA
- a CDS encoding exodeoxyribonuclease III yields MRLISWNVNGLRACMNKGFMDFFQEIDADIFCIQESKMQQDQANFQFDGYFEYWNCAQKKGYSGVVVLSKTQPLSVSYGMGISHHDNEGRIICAEYEGFYLVNVYTPNSQRELTRLEYRMEWEEDFRSFLKNLESKKSVIVCGDLNVAHQEIDLKNPKTNRRNAGFTDEEREKMSLLLESGFIDTFRFLYPSLEGAYSWWSYMGKARENNTGWRIDYFLCSQILGGQIKEAKIHPNVFGSDHCPVELEIFDGI; encoded by the coding sequence ATGAGATTAATATCGTGGAATGTCAATGGTTTGAGAGCTTGTATGAACAAAGGTTTTATGGATTTTTTCCAAGAAATTGATGCAGATATTTTCTGCATTCAAGAGAGCAAAATGCAACAAGATCAGGCAAATTTTCAATTTGATGGGTATTTTGAATATTGGAATTGTGCACAGAAAAAGGGATACTCTGGTGTCGTTGTTTTGAGCAAAACACAGCCTCTGTCTGTAAGCTATGGAATGGGTATCTCACATCACGATAATGAGGGGCGTATCATTTGTGCAGAATATGAGGGATTTTATTTGGTGAATGTTTATACCCCCAATTCTCAAAGAGAGCTTACAAGGCTTGAATATCGTATGGAGTGGGAAGAGGATTTTAGAAGTTTTCTGAAAAATTTGGAATCAAAAAAGTCCGTGATTGTTTGTGGAGATCTCAATGTCGCACATCAAGAAATTGATTTGAAAAATCCAAAGACTAATCGTAGAAATGCAGGTTTTACCGATGAAGAACGCGAAAAAATGAGTCTTTTGTTGGAAAGTGGGTTTATCGATACTTTTAGATTCTTGTATCCGAGTTTGGAGGGGGCGTATTCTTGGTGGAGTTATATGGGAAAAGCAAGAGAAAACAATACGGGTTGGCGGATTGATTATTTTCTTTGTTCGCAGATTCTTGGTGGGCAAATCAAAGAAGCCAAAATCCACCCAAATGTTTTTGGGAGTGATCATTGCCCTGTAGAACTAGAAATTTTTGATGGTATTTAA
- the thyX gene encoding FAD-dependent thymidylate synthase produces MQVQLLYHTPLSLCVQAGRTCWQSQDKGGCYLSPTDEIVEVDQGFLDRILNKHKHGSVAEHLHYNFAIEGISRACLQELARHRHASLSVKSSRYTLKELKSEKKLEENACKYLVMSGNEKVDRASIEALKHLQSLLLEGISNDLAKYAMPESYKTALAWSVNARSLQNFLTLRSSSSALWEIRKLALSLYEALPHSHRFLYESCIPQDEIQ; encoded by the coding sequence ATGCAAGTTCAATTACTTTATCATACGCCCTTGTCATTATGTGTCCAAGCTGGACGCACTTGTTGGCAAAGTCAGGATAAGGGGGGGTGTTATCTATCGCCTACAGATGAAATTGTGGAAGTTGATCAAGGATTTTTGGATCGGATTTTGAACAAACACAAACACGGGAGCGTGGCAGAGCATTTGCATTATAACTTTGCTATTGAGGGAATCTCTAGAGCTTGTTTGCAAGAGTTGGCAAGACATCGCCACGCTTCGCTCTCTGTCAAATCATCTAGATACACTCTCAAAGAATTAAAAAGTGAAAAAAAACTAGAAGAAAATGCTTGTAAATATCTTGTAATGAGTGGAAATGAAAAAGTAGATCGTGCTTCAATTGAGGCTTTAAAACATTTGCAATCTCTTTTGCTTGAGGGTATCTCCAATGATTTGGCAAAATATGCAATGCCTGAATCTTACAAAACAGCTTTGGCGTGGAGTGTGAATGCAAGAAGTTTGCAGAATTTTCTTACATTGAGAAGTAGTTCATCTGCACTTTGGGAGATTAGAAAATTGGCATTGTCTCTATATGAAGCTTTGCCACATTCTCATCGTTTTTTGTATGAGAGTTGTATCCCTCAAGATGAAATTCAATAA
- the ruvC gene encoding crossover junction endodeoxyribonuclease RuvC: protein MNILGIDPGSRNCGYAILNFENQKMRLVEAGLIKIKERQLQYQILEFVEGIDLVLKQHSINEVAIEDIFYAYNPQSVIKLAQFRGAISLKILQEIGNFYEYTPLQVKKALTGKAKADKIQVAFMVRKLLGISQEIKPLDITDAIAVGITHIQRLKFKGV, encoded by the coding sequence GTGAATATTTTAGGAATTGATCCCGGAAGTCGGAATTGTGGTTATGCAATTTTAAATTTTGAAAACCAAAAAATGCGTTTAGTTGAAGCAGGATTGATTAAAATCAAAGAAAGGCAATTACAATATCAGATTTTGGAGTTTGTTGAGGGGATTGATTTGGTTTTGAAACAACATAGTATCAATGAGGTTGCAATCGAAGATATTTTCTATGCTTATAATCCTCAAAGTGTGATTAAACTAGCTCAATTTCGTGGAGCAATCAGTCTTAAAATTCTCCAAGAGATTGGGAATTTTTATGAATACACTCCTTTGCAAGTCAAAAAAGCCCTCACAGGCAAAGCAAAGGCAGATAAGATTCAAGTTGCTTTTATGGTTAGAAAACTTTTGGGGATTTCACAAGAAATCAAACCTTTGGATATTACAGATGCGATTGCTGTTGGAATCACACATATCCAACGATTAAAATTTAAAGGAGTTTAA